Proteins from one Oncorhynchus gorbuscha isolate QuinsamMale2020 ecotype Even-year unplaced genomic scaffold, OgorEven_v1.0 Un_scaffold_1947, whole genome shotgun sequence genomic window:
- the LOC124024603 gene encoding retinoic acid receptor RXR-beta-A-like, which produces MSSHQPTSSASNSPTSTFGSPFSVISPSLGSPGVAPSMGYGPISSSQINSTMGMHSISSSDDVKPPFGLRPMSAHSPGIMLSQKRMCAICGDRSAGKHYGVYSCEGCKGFFKRTVRKDLSYTCRDNKECLVDKRQRNRCQYCRYQKCLAMGMKREVVQDERQKSVQEERQRIREREEGLECSSAVNEEMPVEKILEAETSVEQRAELHSDTGSAGSSPHDAVTNICQTADKQLFALVEWAKRIPHFSELPLDDQVILLRAGWNELLIASFSHRSIAVKDGVLLANELHRDNAHSAGVAAIFDRESVQSAEVGAIFDRVLTELVSKMRDMQMDKTELGCLRAIVLFNPDAKGLSNTGEVELLREKVYASLEAYCKQKYPEQQGRFAKLLLRLPALRSIGLKCLEHLFFFKLIGDTPIDTFLMEMLEAPHQLA; this is translated from the exons ATGTCATCGCATCAGCCCACCAGTTCAGCCTCCAACAGTCCCACCAGCACCTTTGGCTCGCCTTTCTCAGTCATCAGCCCCTCACTGGGCTCCCCTGGTGTGGCACCCTCCATGGGTTATGGGCCTATTAGCAGTAGCCAG ATCAACTCTACAATGGGGATGCACTCAATCAGCAGCTCGGATGATGTCAAACCCCCGTTTGGCTTGAGGCCTATGTCTGCACACAGCCCTGGGATAATGCTCTCCCAGAAACGCATGTGTGCCATCTGTGGAGACCGCT CCGCAGGTAAGCACTATGGTGTGTACAGCTGTGAAGGTTGCAAGGGCTTCTTCAAACGCACAGTGCGCAAGGACCTGAGCTACACCTGCAGGGATAACAAAGAATGCCTGGTGGACAAGCGCCAGCGCAATCGCTGCCAGTACTGTCGCTACCAGAAGTGTCTGGCTATGGGCATGAAGAGGGAAG TGGTCCAAGATGAACGTCAGAAAT CAGTCCAGGAGGAGCGTCAGAGGATCAGGGAGCGAGAGGAGGGACTGGAGTGCAGCAGTGCTGTGAACGAGGAGATGCCCGTGGAGAAGATCTTGGAGGCAGAGACGTCCGTGGAGCAGAGGGCGGAGCTCCACTCTGATACAGGCTCCGCTGGTAGCTCT CCTCATGATGCGGTGACAAACATCTGCCAGACCGCAGACAAGCAGCTGTTTGCGTTGGTGGAGTGGGCCAAGAGGATCCCTCACTTCTCTGAGCTGCCCCTGGACGACCAGGTCATCCTCCTGCGTGCAG GGTGGAATGAACTTCTGATCGCCTCCTTCTCACACCGCTCCATCGCTGTGAAGGACGGGGTCCTGCTGGCCAATGAGCTACACCGGGACAACGCACACAGTGCAGGGGTGGCGGCCATCTTTGACAG GGAGAGTGTGCAGAGTGCTGAGGTGGGAGCCATATTTGACCG GGTTCTCACTGAGCTGGTCAGTAAGATGAGAGACATGCAGATGGACAAGACAGAGCTGGGCTGCCTCCGAGCCATCGTCCTCTTCAACCCAG ACGCTAAAGGTCTGTCCAACACCGGAGAGGTGGAGCTCCTGAGAGAGAAGGTCTATGCGTCACTGGAAGCCTACTGCAAGCAGAAATACCCCGAGCAGCAGGGAAG gTTTGCTAAGCTCCTCCTCAGGCTGCCAGCACTGCGTTCTATTGGCTTGAAGTGTTTGGAGCACCTGTTCTTCTTCAAGCTGATTGGTGACACCCCTATCGACACGTTCCTCATGGAAATGCTTGAAGCACCTCATCAGTTGGCATAG